The region ATTCATCTATATAATCAATAAAATCAGTTAATGTACCATTCTCCTCTTCAGAGTACTGTCTAGCCAATTCAACAAACTTATGAACATTGGCTAATCTCTGTTTTCCACCATATTTAAGCAGTAAAACCTCTTTATAATGAGTTTTTTCAATTAGTTCATTTAATAGTTCATAAGGGTTCAATAAATCACTTTTCAATATTAATAAGGAAAGTACATCATAAGCATCTTTTGCCCTTTCCTTTAATGAATCCAAAATACAATCTCCCTTTTCTCTTAATATCCAATAAATAGTTTCATCAGATAAGCCAAACATTGGACTTCTAAGTGTTCCTACAATAGAAATATCATCATAAATATTACTTATTCCTTTAATGGCATTAATCAAATCAACTATTTCTTCTTGCTTAAAAAATCCCTTTCCACCTAAATTATAATATGGGATATTGTACTCTTTCAATGCCTCTTCATACATGTAATCATCTGTAGTGGATCTAAATAATATGGCAAAATCCTTATATTGGTACCCTTCTTCTACTAATTGCTTGATTCTCTTTGCTATCAATCTACTTTCATAATACTTGTTAAAATCTCCTTTTGTCTCGCCTTCAGGTACTTCTAACTCACTATTTTCAAGTATTTCAACATCCACACTATTAGATGACTCATTAACCGGTTTTAGTGGATCGTATTTTTTTATCATAAGCTTCTCAAATATTTTATTTATAAATTCAAGTACAGTATTTACACTTCTATAGTTTTCCTCCAAATTGATTGGTGCTATGTTTGAAACACTTTCAATATCATCCATCACATCATAAAAAACCTCTACATCAGCCCCTCTGAAAGCATAAATAGACTGTTTTGGATCTCCTACTACAAATAAGTTTTGTCTATCTAATATAGTATCTCTACTAGTTAACTTATATATTATCTGTTTTTGCAGTTCATTGGTATCTTGAAATTCGTCAACCATAATATATTTGAACTTATTTTGATATCTACTTTTGATGCCTTCATCTTCTAATAGCTTCAATGTTTTTAATTGCAGATCTTCATAGTCTAAATAACCAAGTCTTCTTTTTTCTTTAGAGTATTCTTTGTCTATTTCTTTCAAGATAAAAATAAGAGTACTATAGAGTACTATATTTTGTTTTTCTTTAATCAATAATGTCTTTTCAATAGCAGTTTCAAGTGCTTCTATTCTCTCAGCTTCACTCTTCATGGATCCAATATTTTCTTTTAGATATGGAAGTATATCAACCACATCTTCATCATATTTATCCTTTTGAGCAAACTCAATCCATATAGGATCATTTTTAAGTTTTGAAATCTTTGAGTTTTTTCTTCCTTTTGGTATCAAGTATTCAAACTCATCTTTTATGTGTTTAACATCTTTTTCATCAAAAGTGATATTCTCAATATTATTTATAGTTATTTCTCCTACTTCTTCAAAAGACAAACCCGTACTACGAATCTTTTCATAAAGATACATCAATGTATTTATCAAATTATCTAAATTATATACATTGAAAAACTTAACAAAATCATAAACTTCTTCACTTGTTTCAATACCCTTTAATATAAGCTGTTTTGTAGCTTCATACAATATATTGTCTGATTCATAATCTTCTAATACACTAAACTCTGGATCTATACCAGCTTCAATTGGATTTTCTCTAAGTATTTTTGAACAAAAGCTGTGTATTGTAGAAATATTAGCCTTTTCCAAATCCCTATATAATCTTCTCCACTTTTTATCTTCTGAGAATTTTTTTCTTATATCTTCTCTTATTCTCTCTTTCATCTCTTGACTAGCCTTTTTGGTAAAAGTAATTGCAACTATTGATTCTATTTCTTTTCCTTCTTTTAGTTTTCCCTTTTCTAGTATATATAAATATCTCTCAACTAATACTTTGGTCTTTCCTGAGCCAGCACCAGCATTTACCGCAACATTTTTGTCAATAGTCTCTACAGCTTTCTTTTGATTTACATTAAGTTTCATATTCTCACCTCCCCTTATATCTGCAAATATTACTATAACTGCAATAGGCATCACAAGCCTTTGGATTTATAGAAAAATCACCTTCGAATATACTCTCTATATAGTCTTTCATGGTTTCTACTACACACTCCATAAGACTATTCCATTCCTCTTCATCTAAAACATATTTGTTTTTTCTTTTTATTCCTAATATTTCTTTTTCACTTTCCTTAACTATCTCCATTGAAACTTCCTTATTAGATATAGTTATATAGCCACCACCAATTACATTATCCTCCCCTTGTGCCATTATATACACAGGTAGCTGAAAGGATATTCCTTCTAACATATCTACAATTTTATTAATTCCATAAGTAGAAGTTTTGTAATCATAGAGTACATATTTTTCTTCTCCTACAAGCTTGTCTATTCTATCAATCTTCCCTAATATCCTTATATTATCTCCTTTCACATTCATGGAAAATTCTTGTTCAAATCCAAAAGGCACTTCAAAATCAACAGGTATCATCTTATCAGTTAATTTTGACATTCTATCCAAATCCATCTTAACTAATTCTACAATAGAATTAGTCATATTTTCTATTCTCAATTCCCATAGTTTATCTATCTTTTTTACACCATTTTTAATTAACAGTTCTCTTATATAATTACTAATTTCATCTAGGGTATTATCAACTGTAAATTCACTTTTACCAAGTATATGATTGGCAATTTCTCTATTATGGTTTGAATAATAATATTTAAGAACCATATGAAAAATATTTCCTCTGTCTAAAGGTGTAAAATCCTCTAAAAATCTTTCAATACCTTCTAGCTTTAATATTCTCTCCATTAAAAATTTGTATGGACATTTGCCATATGTTTCAAAATAGGTAATGGAATAGTTTAAATCCTTGTGATACTCTCTTATATCCCTTTTTATCTCTTCAGAACCAATATAGCCCCTGTAAGGATTCAACTCTTCTCTTGCTCTTTCTACTTCACATTGAATTTTCCCATCTATCTCATCCAGTACACCCTTATGAAGACTATTATATCTTTGGAAATATTCAGTTACTTCTTCTCCTTCAAAATACTTATAAAGTATATGGTTTATATATTCACTTTCTGTTGTTATTTCTGAAATATCATTCTTGATCAAATAATCCATACTCACTTTAATCTCATCTATTTTCCCATCTTCAAAAACACTTTTAAATTCATCTAAAAACATAGATGGAATATTCACTTCATCACTAGTAGAACTAGCTGAAAAAGATAAATACAATAATTCATTACATCTAGTTACTGCAGTCACAAAGAGTAAACTCTCTTTGTCAAATCTCTCATAATAGTTTTTGATATCAAAACCAATATCACACAATTTTTCATGGTTTTCATCTTTAAAGAAAAAGTTGTTCCCTTTTAAAATAGGGTATTTGCCTCCAACTAATCCAGCAATAAATATAACATCATATTTTACCCCTTGGACAGTAGAAGGAGTTAAGATATTTATGCCATTTTTATTACCTATAGTTTTAACTATAGTCTGGTTTTCTAAATATCTTAAAAACATCTCATAAAAATTATCTATGCTGATTTTATTGTAAATGATACTTATTTCTAATTTCATTTTTTCAAGAACTTCATAAAGTACAGATAATGCTGAAATATCCCTGTGAAACAAATCATAATCTCTGGTTTCATTGTATATATTAAGTATTTTCCTACTCAATTCATAACTATCAATAACAGCCTCTAAAGAGTCAATAAGCTCTTCTGGGCTTCCATTGACTATAATACTATTGGTCTGTTCTATAATCTTATCAAGAGAAGTATTTAGAAACCTTAACCACTCATATCTTTCATTAGCTTCCTCGTTATCTAAACTCTCACTTATCAAATACTCCGCATTTCTCATTTCTTCTTCAACAATAGATTTTAAATCCTCTATTTCACTATAATTTAACTTATACAGTAGATATTCGACTTTGTCCTTATCTCTACCATTATAAACACTAAAATAGCTGTTTTTTATCCTCTTTACAATACAATCCTTGTCAAAATTATTTAACTTGACTTTTATGATATTTAAAAATTCCTTTATAAGAGGTACATCTATAAGCCTCATTTCTTCATTTGAAGAACAAGGTATACCTTCTTCATTAAATACATCAAAAAGAATCTTTTCATATTCATTTTTATTTGTCAAAACTATAGCCATATCTTTAAGTTCTACACCATCATTGTATAAGGCCTTGATTGCCTGGGAAATTCGTTTTAGTTCCAAGTATTTATTAGCTGCACTAATCATTTTTATCTTATCACTCTTAGGTAATGGTGATACCTCTTCGCAAAACAACTTATCCCCTATGCACTCAAAGATATTCTTATCCTTCTTATCTATTTCTTCAACTTCAAACCCCATCTCTTTTAGAAGTTTTAAAGTATTAACTACAGTAGAAAACTCTGTTTCTCTTTTGTATGGAATGTTAATATAGACA is a window of Anaerosalibacter sp. Marseille-P3206 DNA encoding:
- a CDS encoding UvrD-helicase domain-containing protein, translating into MKLNVNQKKAVETIDKNVAVNAGAGSGKTKVLVERYLYILEKGKLKEGKEIESIVAITFTKKASQEMKERIREDIRKKFSEDKKWRRLYRDLEKANISTIHSFCSKILRENPIEAGIDPEFSVLEDYESDNILYEATKQLILKGIETSEEVYDFVKFFNVYNLDNLINTLMYLYEKIRSTGLSFEEVGEITINNIENITFDEKDVKHIKDEFEYLIPKGRKNSKISKLKNDPIWIEFAQKDKYDEDVVDILPYLKENIGSMKSEAERIEALETAIEKTLLIKEKQNIVLYSTLIFILKEIDKEYSKEKRRLGYLDYEDLQLKTLKLLEDEGIKSRYQNKFKYIMVDEFQDTNELQKQIIYKLTSRDTILDRQNLFVVGDPKQSIYAFRGADVEVFYDVMDDIESVSNIAPINLEENYRSVNTVLEFINKIFEKLMIKKYDPLKPVNESSNSVDVEILENSELEVPEGETKGDFNKYYESRLIAKRIKQLVEEGYQYKDFAILFRSTTDDYMYEEALKEYNIPYYNLGGKGFFKQEEIVDLINAIKGISNIYDDISIVGTLRSPMFGLSDETIYWILREKGDCILDSLKERAKDAYDVLSLLILKSDLLNPYELLNELIEKTHYKEVLLLKYGGKQRLANVHKFVELARQYSEEENGTLTDFIDYIDELNRSDIDESQAKIESEDGDSVKLMTIHKSKGLQFKVVIIPQMSKRFNTDKSNILFDKNLGLGIKQEDSSPRYNEIKAVMNEKDEEENKRILYVAMTRAKEKLILGNQGSEAGFKKFISELLDFVKYDLIEDISMDSELTEEVKALDDEFKHTLQFRKEDFPLIGEIPGYNQRSFASFSVSQYLSFRECKRRFYMTYYKRLPLVQYEEVDSYEETSTNILKPTVRGEIVHKFCEIYRNGMESKSLLEEIIRSYGLKSNDNIIQELNPYIENYISNYVEDYDDMYNEKEFYYRLDKGIIYGIIDRIYIKEDMIEIVDFKTNRIYNKQVLIDKYKPQLQLYAKVCNDIFGKKVRASLLLLESGELVDIDVSEESLEKTIANLNDFIEYVSNNSEIEKYERGKDCSNYCPFKLICNQV
- a CDS encoding PD-(D/E)XK nuclease family protein — protein: MPKRIVYYGPFNNNKRDDILEKCKEYINENKGNKFYYILPNGKLLLKYKEKMIEDNRVVLDANLFTFDNIVNNLLERELYTTIGAEVRESIVEKILGELDDEGKINHYKNVSQMEGFINSVCYIIGEIKRSLITPEEFKERIPDTPFYREIALVYEEYQGFLKANKLIDVEEAFFLGLEILRKKDGYFSDLEFVIIDDFFDFRPQEIELLKEIIKYPIDVYINIPYKRETEFSTVVNTLKLLKEMGFEVEEIDKKDKNIFECIGDKLFCEEVSPLPKSDKIKMISAANKYLELKRISQAIKALYNDGVELKDMAIVLTNKNEYEKILFDVFNEEGIPCSSNEEMRLIDVPLIKEFLNIIKVKLNNFDKDCIVKRIKNSYFSVYNGRDKDKVEYLLYKLNYSEIEDLKSIVEEEMRNAEYLISESLDNEEANERYEWLRFLNTSLDKIIEQTNSIIVNGSPEELIDSLEAVIDSYELSRKILNIYNETRDYDLFHRDISALSVLYEVLEKMKLEISIIYNKISIDNFYEMFLRYLENQTIVKTIGNKNGINILTPSTVQGVKYDVIFIAGLVGGKYPILKGNNFFFKDENHEKLCDIGFDIKNYYERFDKESLLFVTAVTRCNELLYLSFSASSTSDEVNIPSMFLDEFKSVFEDGKIDEIKVSMDYLIKNDISEITTESEYINHILYKYFEGEEVTEYFQRYNSLHKGVLDEIDGKIQCEVERAREELNPYRGYIGSEEIKRDIREYHKDLNYSITYFETYGKCPYKFLMERILKLEGIERFLEDFTPLDRGNIFHMVLKYYYSNHNREIANHILGKSEFTVDNTLDEISNYIRELLIKNGVKKIDKLWELRIENMTNSIVELVKMDLDRMSKLTDKMIPVDFEVPFGFEQEFSMNVKGDNIRILGKIDRIDKLVGEEKYVLYDYKTSTYGINKIVDMLEGISFQLPVYIMAQGEDNVIGGGYITISNKEVSMEIVKESEKEILGIKRKNKYVLDEEEWNSLMECVVETMKDYIESIFEGDFSINPKACDAYCSYSNICRYKGR